Proteins from a single region of Streptomyces sp. Tu 3180:
- a CDS encoding tRNA (adenine-N1)-methyltransferase, with the protein MSEPTGAARRRGPFKVGDQVQLTDPKGRHYTFTLEAGKNFHTHKGSFPHDELIGAPEGSVVRTTGNVAYLALRPLLPDYVLSMPRGAAVVYPKDAGQILAFADIFPGARVVEAGVGSGSLSSFLLRAIGDQGMLHSYERREDFADIARQNVERYFGGPHPAWQLTVGDLQDNLSDTDVDRVILDMLAPWECLEAVSKALVPGGILCCYVATTTQLARTVESIREIGCFNEPTAWETMIRNWHIEGLAVRPDHRMIGHTGFLLTARRLADGVEPPMRRRRPAKGAYGEDYAGPNADAGTAR; encoded by the coding sequence ATGTCCGAACCGACCGGTGCCGCCCGCAGGCGCGGGCCCTTCAAGGTCGGGGACCAGGTTCAGCTGACCGACCCCAAGGGCCGCCACTACACGTTCACGCTCGAGGCCGGGAAGAACTTCCACACCCACAAGGGTTCCTTCCCGCACGACGAACTGATCGGCGCTCCCGAGGGCAGCGTTGTCCGCACCACCGGGAACGTCGCCTACCTCGCGCTGCGCCCCCTGCTCCCCGACTACGTCCTGTCCATGCCCCGCGGGGCCGCCGTCGTCTACCCCAAGGACGCGGGGCAGATCCTCGCCTTCGCCGACATCTTCCCCGGCGCGCGCGTCGTGGAGGCCGGCGTCGGCTCCGGCTCGCTCAGCAGCTTCCTGCTGCGCGCCATCGGCGACCAGGGCATGCTGCACAGCTACGAGCGCCGCGAGGACTTCGCCGACATCGCCCGGCAGAACGTCGAGCGCTACTTCGGCGGCCCGCACCCGGCCTGGCAGCTGACCGTCGGCGACCTCCAGGACAACCTGTCCGACACCGACGTCGACCGCGTCATCCTCGACATGCTCGCCCCCTGGGAGTGCCTCGAGGCCGTCTCCAAGGCGCTCGTGCCCGGCGGCATCCTGTGCTGCTACGTCGCGACCACCACCCAGCTCGCCCGGACCGTCGAGTCCATCCGCGAGATCGGCTGCTTCAACGAGCCGACCGCCTGGGAGACGATGATCCGCAACTGGCACATCGAGGGCCTGGCCGTCCGCCCGGACCACCGGATGATCGGCCACACCGGCTTCCTGCTCACCGCCCGCCGCCTCGCCGACGGCGTCGAGCCGCCCATGCGCCGCCGCCGCCCCGCCAAGGGCGCCTACGGCGAGGACTACGCGGGACCCAACGCCGACGCGGGCACCGCCCGCTGA
- a CDS encoding RecB family exonuclease — METSTEGAARPDSGPVAAADPPVTAGPAAADTQVTTGTPAVPPASLSPSRASDFMQCPLLYRFRVIDRLPEKPSEAATRGTLVHAVLERLFDAPPAERTAPRAKALLPGQWDRLRESRPEVVELFADDPDGERLARWLAEAERLVERWFTLEDPSRLEPAERELFVEAELDSGLRLRGIIDRVDVAPTGEVRIVDYKTGKAPRPEYAEGALFQMKFYALVVWRLKKVVPRRLQLVYLGSGDVLTYDPVLADLERVERKLLALWDAIRTATETGDWRPRPTKLCGWCDHQAHCPEFGGTPPPYPLPVRAAESGGAQQGRMGPD; from the coding sequence ATGGAGACGAGCACCGAGGGCGCGGCGCGCCCCGACAGCGGCCCGGTCGCGGCGGCCGATCCGCCGGTCACGGCCGGTCCGGCGGCAGCGGACACGCAGGTGACGACCGGGACCCCCGCCGTACCGCCCGCCTCGCTGTCCCCCTCGCGTGCGAGCGACTTCATGCAGTGCCCGCTGCTGTACCGGTTCCGGGTCATCGACCGGCTCCCCGAGAAACCGAGCGAGGCGGCGACCAGGGGCACGCTGGTGCACGCCGTGCTGGAGCGGCTCTTCGACGCCCCGCCGGCCGAGCGCACCGCGCCGCGCGCGAAGGCGCTGCTCCCGGGTCAGTGGGACCGGCTGCGGGAGTCCCGGCCGGAGGTCGTGGAGCTGTTCGCCGACGATCCGGACGGCGAGCGGCTGGCGCGCTGGCTGGCGGAGGCGGAGCGGCTGGTCGAGCGCTGGTTCACGCTCGAGGACCCGAGCCGGCTGGAGCCCGCCGAGCGGGAGCTGTTCGTCGAGGCCGAGCTGGACTCGGGGCTGAGGCTGCGCGGCATCATCGACCGGGTCGACGTGGCGCCCACCGGCGAGGTGCGCATCGTCGACTACAAGACGGGCAAGGCGCCCCGGCCGGAGTACGCCGAGGGCGCGCTGTTCCAGATGAAGTTCTACGCCCTGGTGGTGTGGCGGCTGAAGAAGGTGGTCCCGCGCCGGCTCCAGCTCGTGTACCTGGGCAGTGGCGACGTGCTGACCTACGACCCCGTCCTCGCCGATCTGGAGCGGGTCGAGCGCAAGCTGCTCGCGCTGTGGGACGCGATCCGGACGGCGACCGAGACGGGCGACTGGCGTCCGCGCCCCACCAAGCTGTGCGGCTGGTGCGACCACCAGGCGCACTGCCCGGAGTTCGGCGGCACTCCCCCGCCGTATCCGCTGCCGGTGAGGGCGGCTGAGTCCGGCGGGGCCCAACAGGGCAGAATGGGGCCGGACTAG
- a CDS encoding response regulator transcription factor, which yields MAIRVLLVDDQPLLRTGFRMILEAEQDIAVVGEAGDGLQALDQVRALQPDVVLMDIRMPRMDGVEATRQITGPERNGPAKVLVLTTFDLDEYVVEALKAGASGFLLKDAPANELVQAIRVVAAGEAMLAPSITRRLLDKYATHLPSGEEPVPDTLHTLTEREVEVLKLVARGLSNAEIAADLFVSETTVKTHVGHVLTKLGLRDRVQAAVYAYESGLVRPGAQ from the coding sequence GTGGCCATCCGCGTCCTACTGGTCGACGACCAGCCGCTGCTGCGTACGGGCTTCCGGATGATTCTGGAGGCGGAGCAGGACATCGCGGTCGTCGGCGAGGCCGGGGACGGCCTCCAGGCCCTGGACCAGGTGCGGGCGCTGCAGCCCGACGTGGTGCTGATGGACATCCGCATGCCGCGGATGGACGGCGTGGAGGCGACCCGGCAGATCACCGGTCCCGAGCGGAACGGGCCGGCGAAGGTGCTGGTGCTGACGACGTTCGACCTGGACGAGTACGTGGTGGAGGCGCTGAAGGCGGGCGCCAGCGGCTTCCTGCTGAAGGACGCTCCGGCCAACGAGCTGGTGCAGGCGATCCGCGTGGTGGCCGCCGGGGAGGCGATGCTCGCGCCGAGCATCACGCGCCGGCTGCTCGACAAGTACGCCACGCACCTGCCGTCCGGTGAGGAGCCGGTGCCGGACACGCTGCACACGCTGACCGAGCGCGAGGTCGAGGTGCTGAAGCTGGTGGCGCGCGGGCTGTCCAACGCGGAGATCGCCGCCGACCTGTTCGTCAGCGAGACCACCGTCAAGACGCACGTCGGTCATGTCCTGACCAAGCTGGGGCTGCGCGACCGGGTGCAGGCCGCGGTGTACGCCTACGAGAGCGGGCTGGTGCGCCCCGGCGCGCAGTGA
- a CDS encoding site-2 protease family protein → MDVSGGRGRPRSGNDESAEHTGPRAQGPDDAPHEADDRSTTADRSADERADRRPGGPPDGTPAPDGPAAGRTPAAAGTGGEGDGGDAHTASADQDPAPVPAESEPRPAPGAGGHGAPDAGAPAPRVTREGASGDGHPAATPEPQHADRTLARSGAEKAPAPQRPQEKQRGLLMGRPFGVPVYVAPSWFLVALLITWVFGGQIDRVLPELGAASYLVSLFFAVAFYASVLVHELAHTLAALRFELPVRRIQLQFFGGVSEIEKEAETPGREFVLAFVGPLLSLVLSGLFYLALLAVDPGSVPGVLLAGLMISNLIVAVFNLLPGLPLDGGRMLRAVVWKLSGKPMTGTIAAAWVGRALAISVLIGLPLLTQSGALGSDAVDNVGMDTVLDALLAAILAAIIWTGAGNSLRMARLREHLPELRARALTRRAVPVETDTPLSEALRRANAAGARALVVVDADGAPLSLVREAAIVGVPEHRRPWVPVGGLAQDLTDGMRVSAELAGEELLDALRATPATEYLVVEETGEIYGVLSAADVERAFVKAMARPS, encoded by the coding sequence GTGGACGTAAGCGGCGGGCGCGGGCGGCCGCGGTCCGGCAACGACGAGTCGGCCGAGCACACGGGGCCCCGGGCCCAGGGCCCCGACGACGCCCCCCACGAGGCCGACGACCGCTCCACCACCGCAGACCGGTCCGCCGACGAGCGGGCGGACCGCCGCCCCGGCGGCCCACCCGACGGCACCCCGGCACCCGACGGGCCCGCCGCCGGACGGACCCCCGCGGCCGCCGGGACCGGCGGGGAGGGCGACGGCGGGGACGCGCACACCGCGTCCGCGGACCAGGACCCCGCCCCCGTGCCCGCGGAGTCCGAGCCCCGCCCGGCCCCCGGGGCCGGCGGGCACGGAGCCCCCGACGCCGGCGCCCCCGCCCCGCGGGTCACCCGGGAGGGCGCCTCCGGAGACGGACACCCGGCCGCCACCCCCGAGCCCCAGCACGCCGACCGCACGCTCGCCCGCTCGGGCGCCGAGAAGGCACCCGCGCCGCAGCGGCCCCAGGAGAAACAGCGCGGCCTGCTGATGGGGCGGCCGTTCGGGGTGCCCGTGTACGTCGCGCCCAGCTGGTTCCTCGTCGCCCTCCTCATCACCTGGGTGTTCGGCGGGCAGATCGACCGCGTGCTGCCCGAACTGGGTGCCGCCAGCTACCTGGTCTCCCTGTTCTTCGCGGTCGCCTTCTACGCCTCCGTGCTGGTGCACGAGCTCGCCCACACGCTCGCCGCCCTCCGCTTCGAACTCCCGGTGCGCCGCATCCAGCTCCAGTTCTTCGGCGGCGTCTCCGAGATCGAGAAGGAGGCCGAGACGCCCGGCCGCGAGTTCGTCCTCGCCTTCGTCGGCCCGCTGCTCTCCCTCGTCCTGTCCGGCCTGTTCTACCTGGCCCTGCTCGCGGTGGACCCCGGCTCCGTCCCCGGCGTCCTGCTGGCCGGCCTGATGATCTCCAACCTCATCGTGGCCGTCTTCAACCTCCTGCCCGGCCTCCCCCTGGACGGCGGCCGCATGCTGCGCGCCGTCGTCTGGAAACTCAGCGGCAAGCCGATGACCGGCACCATCGCCGCCGCCTGGGTCGGCCGCGCCCTCGCCATCTCCGTCCTGATCGGCCTCCCCCTGCTCACCCAGTCCGGGGCCCTCGGCTCCGACGCCGTGGACAACGTCGGCATGGACACCGTCCTGGACGCGCTGCTCGCCGCCATCCTCGCCGCGATCATCTGGACCGGCGCCGGCAACAGCCTGCGCATGGCCCGCCTGCGCGAGCACCTGCCCGAACTGCGCGCCCGCGCCCTCACCCGCCGTGCCGTCCCCGTCGAGACCGACACCCCGCTCTCCGAGGCCCTGCGCCGCGCCAACGCCGCCGGCGCCCGCGCCCTCGTCGTCGTCGACGCCGACGGCGCCCCCCTCTCCCTGGTCCGCGAGGCCGCCATCGTCGGCGTACCCGAGCACCGCCGCCCCTGGGTGCCCGTCGGCGGACTCGCCCAGGACCTCACCGACGGCATGCGCGTGTCCGCGGAGCTCGCCGGCGAGGAGCTCCTGGACGCCCTGCGGGCCACCCCCGCCACCGAGTACCTGGTGGTCGAGGAGACCGGGGAGATCTACGGCGTCCTGTCCGCCGCCGACGTCGAGCGCGCCTTCGTCAAGGCCATGGCCCGCCCCTCGTAG